ATTGTGGAGTGGAGAATAGTGGAGCATACTTCtttagaggaagaagaagaagaagaagaggaggaggacaATGATTATGATTATGAGGGGGAACTGAAAGAGAGTAAGATGAGATGGATTGTGAACAAAGGATTGTGGTTAGGGAAGAAGgttatgatcacaggtattgttgtCTCTTCTGCACCAGTGGTTCTTCCTCCACTTATTGTTATTTCTGCACTTGGGTTTGCTTTTTCGGTCCCTTTTGGTCTTGCTTTTGTTGGTTATACTTGTACTGAGAAGCTTATGAACAAGTTGCTTCCAAGGTCAGAGCCACCTCTATTATTGGAATATGGGGAAATGTATGGCGATGAAGAGGAATATGATGAACATTTAGGAGGAAAAGGTGCTGGTTTTGGTGGAGAAATGGTGATGGAAGATGAGGAAAAGAAAGAAATGGAGGATGCAAAAGAAGGAGTTGAAATGAGGATTCGATTGGTGATGGACGAGAGCCGGGGATATGAAGATAAAGACTTTGGAAGAGCTGAGGAAGAAAGAGAGATCAATGTAGACGAGGGTGGCAAAGAGGAAGGATATGAAGAAGATGTGGGTGAATACTTGGAAGGAGTGAATGAGGGAGCAATGAAGGAGATAAATTTGGAAACGGAACGagggaaagaagaagaaaactggGAATTTGATGAGAAAATTAAGAGAACTGAGGGTTTGGATTTGGTGGCCAGAGAAGCCAGGGGAGAAAATGAGGGTGAAAAAGATGTTACTTTAACACCAGGTTTGCCAGAGAGGAATTTGGTTGAGGTATATGTAGGTGATGCAGCGAAGGAAGATAACCGCAGCTTAGAGAATTCAGAAGTAGTAGAGAAGCCAATGGAACGCAAAGATGAGAAAGTAGATAGTCTTGTGAGAGAGATTCAAGGAACAAAAAGTGAAACAGGGCCTGTGGTTATTTCAGAAGAAAAGGAGAGTATAGAAGTAACAAAGAAACCAAACATCAGCAAAAGCTCAAAGAAACACCacaaaaagaagaaaggaaatgaAGGGGAAAATGCTGCAATATTAGAGAAAGGGGAGGGGTTAAGCAACAAGCAGCAGGAAGATAGTGATGCGAAAATGATAGAAATAAAAGGAGAGGTGAGGGATGAAGTCAAGGTGAAGCAAGACGAGAAGCATTTACCAGTGAAACGGGAGACGAAAGAAGGAAGAGACGAGGTCAATCAAAGTGGTGTTTCCAAAAAGGCCAAGAAAGCTGCTGAGACGGAAAAAGCATCTCCTGGAAGAAGAGATGAGAGAACTGGCAAGGATGTTGGGCAAGCTGCGAATTCAACTAAGGATCATAAAGCAGTATCCAATGGCAAGCATGTTGCTAAAGATGCTTCTCGTTCAGTGGAAAGCAAGGATAAGCCGGTGGCTGCAGAAGACGCTCAAAGGAAGGCAGACGGTGTCCATGGGAACCTTCCATCTGAAAGAAAAGGGACCACTGATCAAAAGAAAAATGGGAATGCGAGTGGTGTTGCTCATGTTCCTGGAAGAGCAGGGATTCTTGACGCCAAACACACCCAGGTCAGTTCTATTTTTAAATCTGCCACCTTAGTTTGTTCCATTGGAAATATTTATGCAAATACCAAGAGGCTTATCTTCTTATATATCATTGTTTCTCTTGTTCAAAGTTACTGTGGAAAAATGATCGATTTGATTGAAAGCACATGTAGGTTATACTGGCTGGCTTTGTTTCTTATACTTGCTGTTAAAATTTCTTTGAATAGATATTGGATATTATTCAGGTTTTTTCCTGTTTTAATTTACTCATGAAAGAGATATTCCTTATCTTAGCAACAAATGCCACTCCTCATGAAGAAACCTAGATTGCACCTgcaaaggaaagaaaaatactCCACATTACATAAACTATTACTGTAATTATTTCCCGATGTTCAAAAAAAGTATGAGTTACTAATTATATGGCCTTGCTCCAGATGCTTTGTGTGGCAAAACATAAAATATACTGATGGCTAAAGAGTGTCAAAGGTTCATAATCCTTCAAAAGAAAGTTAATAATGTCCAGCAGTGTGTATGGACTAACAGATGAAACCATCTGTAACATATATCATGGTGCAAGTCCAGAGCATCAACCAATGGCCGCTAATGCAGGCATTTGTCTAGGATGTCAGTTATGAGATTCAAGTAAATGTCGCTCAGCTCCTTGTGAATATTCTGCTAATAAGGGAATTCATTTTAAAGAAAGGAAAGGTTTAAAAGGGGCTTGTTCCTCTTTTTCAGCTCTTTCAGGTTATAGTACTGGTAGTAGTTTGTTTCACGTTCACCTGGTCTTATTCCT
This sequence is a window from Nicotiana tomentosiformis chromosome 5, ASM39032v3, whole genome shotgun sequence. Protein-coding genes within it:
- the LOC104087505 gene encoding uncharacterized protein isoform X1 encodes the protein MEDQIVEWRIVEHTSLEEEEEEEEEEDNDYDYEGELKESKMRWIVNKGLWLGKKVMITGIVVSSAPVVLPPLIVISALGFAFSVPFGLAFVGYTCTEKLMNKLLPRSEPPLLLEYGEMYGDEEEYDEHLGGKGAGFGGEMVMEDEEKKEMEDAKEGVEMRIRLVMDESRGYEDKDFGRAEEEREINVDEGGKEEGYEEDVGEYLEGVNEGAMKEINLETERGKEEENWEFDEKIKRTEGLDLVAREARGENEGEKDVTLTPGLPERNLVEVYVGDAAKEDNRSLENSEVVEKPMERKDEKVDSLVREIQGTKSETGPVVISEEKESIEVTKKPNISKSSKKHHKKKKGNEGENAAILEKGEGLSNKQQEDSDAKMIEIKGEVRDEVKVKQDEKHLPVKRETKEGRDEVNQSGVSKKAKKAAETEKASPGRRDERTGKDVGQAANSTKDHKAVSNGKHVAKDASRSVESKDKPVAAEDAQRKADGVHGNLPSERKGTTDQKKNGNASGVAHVPGRAGILDAKHTQEFFSEEIIWEKINAMRTIVGYGAAPQPLLVDELKALYVFTGVEPPSTFRNTSELAEVNDKLQFLMSIVGIK
- the LOC104087505 gene encoding uncharacterized protein isoform X2; its protein translation is MEDQIVEWRIVEHTSLEEEEEEEEEEDNDYDYEGELKESKMRWIVNKGLWLGKKVMITGIVVSSAPVVLPPLIVISALGFAFSVPFGLAFVGYTCTEKLMNKLLPRSEPPLLLEYGEMYGDEEEYDEHLGGKGAGFGGEMVMEDEEKKEMEDAKEGVEMRIRLVMDESRGYEDKDFGRAEEEREINVDEGGKEEGYEEDVGEYLEGVNEGAMKEINLETERGKEEENWEFDEKIKRTEGLDLVAREARGENEGEKDVTLTPGLPERNLVEVYVGDAAKEDNRSLENSEVVEKPMERKDEKVDSLVREIQGTKSETGPVVISEEKESIEVTKKPNISKSSKKHHKKKKGNEGENAAILEKGEGLSNKQQEDSDAKMIEIKGEVRDEVKVKQDEKHLPVKRETKEGRDEVNQSGVSKKAKKAAETEKASPGRRDERTGKDVGQAANSTKDHKAVSNGKHVAKDASRSVESKDKPVAAEDAQRKADGVHGNLPSERKGTTDQKKNGNASGVAHVPGRAGILDAKHTQ